Proteins encoded within one genomic window of Kibdelosporangium phytohabitans:
- a CDS encoding Lrp/AsnC family transcriptional regulator, translating to MAADLDPTDHEILSLLRQDARRTLSDIAGRVSLSIAAVKRRIDRMQDSGVILGYTVQVDHAKLGLGIEAFTELRFSGTTNVAEIVQTTTAMPETQAVFTIAGDPDALIWLRVRDMAHLQERIDEIRKSHRVTGTKTLIVLDAWSRDQQNWPTRE from the coding sequence ATGGCTGCCGACCTCGACCCCACCGACCACGAGATCTTGTCACTGCTGCGCCAGGACGCCCGCAGGACGTTGTCGGACATCGCCGGGCGGGTCTCGCTGTCCATCGCGGCGGTCAAGCGCCGGATCGACCGGATGCAGGACAGCGGCGTGATCCTCGGCTACACCGTGCAGGTCGACCACGCCAAGCTCGGCCTCGGCATCGAGGCCTTCACCGAGCTGCGGTTCTCCGGGACGACCAACGTCGCCGAGATCGTCCAGACCACCACCGCGATGCCCGAGACCCAGGCGGTGTTCACCATCGCGGGCGACCCGGACGCGCTGATCTGGCTGCGCGTCCGGGACATGGCGCACCTGCAGGAGCGGATCGACGAGATCCGCAAGAGCCACCGGGTCACCGGGACCAAGACGCTGATCGTGCTCGACGCCTGGTCTCGTGACCAGCAGAACTGGCCCACCCGCGAATGA
- a CDS encoding GntR family transcriptional regulator, producing MKKKDAIAAVIRDEIMAGRYPSGSMLPSESQMMERFTVSRTPVREAITMLKSEGLISVHHGKGAVVRVRPEWVMRSHPRKIVAETRRSGTQAGYFDPDLEGGQWDVVGDPVTDRTRATAALALMIGIREGTDVFCYDRLFEDGQGRFMFHRLYLPFDTVNDVRKLGDRRFRTPTELYAILVAAGHALTWRESIRATMPSPEDADRLRIPAATPMLVAQRVAATPDGHPFAMEETRISADNAKFVYDLGGAPALSISDANADAKTGI from the coding sequence GTGAAGAAGAAGGACGCGATCGCCGCGGTCATCAGGGACGAGATCATGGCGGGCCGCTACCCGTCCGGCAGCATGCTGCCGAGCGAATCGCAGATGATGGAACGGTTCACGGTGTCCCGCACACCGGTTCGCGAAGCGATCACCATGTTGAAGTCGGAAGGGCTCATCTCGGTGCACCACGGGAAAGGTGCCGTCGTCCGTGTCCGGCCGGAGTGGGTGATGCGGTCGCATCCGCGCAAAATCGTCGCGGAAACCCGGCGGTCCGGCACGCAGGCCGGTTATTTCGACCCCGACCTGGAAGGTGGTCAATGGGATGTCGTCGGCGATCCCGTCACCGACAGGACACGCGCGACGGCGGCGCTGGCGCTCATGATCGGGATACGGGAGGGAACCGACGTGTTCTGCTACGACCGGCTGTTCGAGGACGGCCAGGGCCGGTTCATGTTCCACCGCTTGTATCTGCCATTTGACACCGTGAACGACGTCCGCAAATTGGGCGACCGCAGATTTCGCACTCCCACCGAGCTCTACGCCATTCTCGTCGCGGCCGGGCACGCGCTGACGTGGCGGGAGTCCATCCGTGCCACGATGCCCTCGCCGGAGGACGCGGACCGCCTGCGAATCCCCGCTGCCACGCCGATGCTCGTGGCGCAACGGGTCGCGGCGACACCGGACGGCCACCCCTTCGCCATGGAGGAGACGCGGATCAGCGCCGACAACGCCAAGTTCGTCTACGACCTCGGCGGCGCGCCCGCACTGTCCATTTCGGATGCAAACGCGGACGCGAAAACGGGCATCTGA